From Dehalococcoidia bacterium, a single genomic window includes:
- a CDS encoding CFI-box-CTERM domain-containing protein, which yields MIFNSLAAPGEDEGWFIATAAYGTPMAGEIDVLRRFRDEYLATEEAAKSSLSQHQEHHFVP from the coding sequence ATTATTTTTAATTCTCTTGCCGCACCCGGGGAAGATGAGGGCTGGTTCATCGCCACCGCAGCCTATGGGACTCCGATGGCAGGGGAAATAGACGTGCTGCGCCGGTTCAGGGATGAATACCTTGCCACAGAAGAGGCAGCGAAATCTTCTCTTAGTCAGCATCAGGAACACCACTTTGTCCCTTAA